In Alkalimarinus alittae, the DNA window AGCTCTTCAGCTTGTTTAGCTAGCCAACGGCAAAAATTACCCAAACTAATTACATAATTGCCTTCATTGTGAATAACGCGTTCGGCTAGAAGTGACGGAAAGCGAATCGCGCGGCTTGAGCTATTAAAATAATAGACCTCATCACGCGTAACCGGTACCTCTAGTGGCGCACCGCGCGCTTTCCAGTCTGGGAAAAGTTCATCGAGTGCGGTAGGCTGCATTAAAGCACCAGACAGTATATGTGCGCCTACCTCAGACCCTTTCTCGACCACGCAAACGCTGAAGTCTTTATTGTGTTGCTGACTGAGTTGTTTGATCCGGCAAGCGGCAGAAAGCCCAGAGGGACCGGCCCCGACGATAACAACATCGTACTCCATGTGTTCTCTAATCGTATGCTGCGTAGACATAATGTATTTCCTCAGTGGCTGATAATTGTTGTTATTAGCCGCTTAACCAAAGCGGTATAGCCAGTCTACGAGGTATAGGCAGAGGGAACATCACCCGTGGGGGTGAACTGAGGGGTGAAATTACTATTCGCTGCTGTGCTGATTGATTTTAACGAGTGCCTGAGTACGGCTTTCAACACCTATTTTTCCGTACAAATTGCGAATATGGACTTTAAGTGTGTTGAGGGATATGTGGAGCTTTTCGGCAATGAGTTTATTGGATAGGCCCTGCGTCACCAGCGAAAGCACCTCGCTTTCTCGTTGAGTTAAGGGTGTTGCCCCCTGAATCAGTACTTCATTCACTGGTGTACTGGCTTGGTGTTCTATTTCAATAGCTAGCTCTTGGCTAGCTGATTTTAGCCGTGCTGTAATGGGCGCTGATAGCGCACCAGGAAGAAGGCTCGTCCAGCGGGTTAGCTGGCTAGCGTCAGGTAAGCCTTCGATATTGGCCAACACCTCATTAATGAGGCACACCGACTTTTCCCAATTCTCATTGATAATGTGCTGTTCTATCGCCTCTTCAATGTAGCCAAACTGTTCGAACCAGTCTCCTGCACTGCGGTGACAGTCAGCTTGTTTGGTTAAAGGGAGTTGTTTCAATCGTTGCAAAAGGAATTGCCTGAAAAGATCGTGATAGCGATACCAGGTGCGGTGATTATCGAGCGGCACCAAGAACAGATTAGCCTGTTCTAGTGTGAGTAATAGACTCTGGCTGTTGTGGTTTGAAGTGAGTGCGTTTGCGAGGCCTGCACAAAAACGGCTTGGAGCCGATGTCAGCATTAAAAACAACTGAACATTTTCAGCTTGTTGAGAGAACACCTCTTCGAATAAGTAGTCTTCTATATGACGGTCTAGACTAGAGTGCTTAATCAGTGCTTCAGCTCTGTTTTTGTCGAGATCGCTGTGGCTGCCTTGAATAGATAACGCGGCTAATTGCAGCCCCGCAATCCAGCCTTCTGTGCCCTTATGTAAAGACGAGATAGTGTCGGGTGCAAGTTTGAGTGCCATTGAATGGGTAAAAAAGTCGCTGGATTCATCATAATTGAAGGCTAAATCTTTGATGTTGAATTCAACCAGTTGGTTATTGGCTCTACGTCTGGCAAGCGACAGTGATGGCTCTTCCCTAGAGGTAATGACTAGACGAATACCGGACGGAAGGTGGTCTAAAAACAGGGATATCAGGCTAATGAGTTGTTTGTTCTCAAGAAGATGGAAATCGTCGAGAACAAGTGATACTGCCTGTGTCGAGTCGCTATGACTGCTTAATTGGTCGAGATCATTAAGCAAAGAAATAACCACATCAGATAAACTTTGGCTACGGTTGCTTTCAATCATAGCCTTAGCTTCTACGCCTACAGTAGGTTGAATACCTTGTAGAGCATTTAGAATATAACGCCAAAACTGTAAGGGAGAGTTATGGGTTTTATCGAGCGTAAGCCAGGCAAATGTGTGAGGCGTATGGTGCAGCCATTGGCTCACTAATGTCGACTTTCCGTACCCTGCAGGCGCGGAGATTAGAACCAATTGTCCGCCGGTAGATTGGTTGAGCTTATCTATTAGGGTGTTACGGAGTACCGATTGCTCTCGCAATGGAGGTAAGTAAAAACGCGTTTTTAATAGCATATCGTTATCGGTGTTTGCTCTATCCTTGAGAGAACAACGCTACCTTAAACGGGCTGGAAGATAAAATGAAATTTTTATACCAGAAGAGAGATTGATTGTTTTCTTAAAGGATTATCCACTTGGAACAGCCAGATAAGCTGCAAGCGAAATAATAACATAAAGCAACGCAGCATTTTTTATGTTTCTCCAATTCAAACAGCGATATACTTTTACAATAATAATTTTTTATAACGCTCGCAATAGCGAACGTGGAAAGGCTGACCCCATTGCTGAGAGACGCGGTATTTGGGTCTTAATATATCGGCACTGTTACTTTGTAATCTTGCAGGTTCGGTTAAGCGTTATCTTGGCTGCTCGTTCGATCGCAGTTAGCCGCTCGGCCGCTGTATTGTTAAAAGGTAAAGTCGGGGGCAAAGATTGAGTCATCGCAAATTAAACAGAAAAGCAGCCTGCTCTGCGACGGTTAATGCGCGTGGGGATGTACGAATCGGTGCGATTCAGGCTTTGCCTGATGTTCTAGCTGAACAGGGCTGCAATCCAGAGCAAGTATTTGCACAAGTCGGGTTGGATCTAAGTCTGTTCGATGATGCGGAAAACCGAGCCCAAATAGATGTGCTTGGACATTTGCTTGCCGAGTGTGTTGCGCAAACTGGCTGTGAGCATTTTGGCCTGTTGGTTGCTGGTCGCTTTGATCTGAGCGGGTTTGGTATGCTCGGTGACTTGTTGCGTAACGCGCCAACACTGGGGGGGGCAATGCGAAGCCTTGTGCAGTTCTTTCATTTAGAAGATCGGGCTGCAGCACCTCTATTGCTTACACCTTGGCCGGATGAGGTTTTACTCGGATACTCGATATTCAGCCATAGCACACCGGCGACTGACCAGATTGAGGAGGTCTCCATCGCTATTGCTTACCGCATGCTCGCAGAGCTTTATGGCCCTGGATGCAAGGTATCGAAGGTGACCTTTTCGTGTCGACGGCCACGTGATATTGCACCTTATCGCCGATTTTTTCAGTCAGGAGTAAGCTTCGATGCTGATGTTTGCGGCATCGTTTTTCCAGAGCATTGGCTCGAAAAAACGGTTCAAGGGGCCAATGCCACTCGTTACGAGAGCATAGTCCGAGCATTTCAGCGAGAAGCAAACTTAGCACCAATGACGCTTGCTGATAAGACGGAATGCATTCTTCCTCAGTTGATTTTGAGCGGTAATGCATCGACTGCAGCGATCACTCAGCTCTTAGCAATCCAGGAGCGGACGCTGCGTCGAAAGCTGTCAAAGGAGGGAAAGAACCTACGACAACTCATCAATAACTCGCGGTCCGAGATCGCTAAGAAATTATTGCATAATACCGAGTTGTCGGTAACCGCTATTGCTCTGTCGTTGCACTACGACGATCCTAATGTCTTTTCACGGGCCTTCCATAATTGGGAGGGCATATGCCCGACAGAGTGGCGCGCACAACAGAGAAATCATGTGGACTAATCTACACCGAATATTTTTCTTAAACGAAAACCCTTGCATGAGAATATGACCGAATATGCAAGGCAGCAACGCGACTGCCTTTCTATAATAATACCGGTTGGCATTTACGCTGGAGATTATGACGTGAACCGGCTGCCTCTAAAAATTCATTCGCAAAGGATAGTCCATGAAAATATTTAGAAACAATAAACGAGGTGGCGGCTGTAATTTTCAACCATCTACTGCGTCGCTTTTCGTTAGTGCACCCGTCATGCTGGCGCTGTCACTAATGGTAGCAATTTCGCAGACGGCATTTGCGCAGGAAGTTCTGCCCTTTGCACCTAAGAAGTCAGGTAGTACAGCTGGCCTCACAATGCAGGACTCGGTTTACAGCCCGCTTCCGGCTAAGAGCCACCTGCCAGAGGATGCGCCCAATATCCTTATCATTCTTGTTGATGATGCAGGTCCAGGATTGCCGTCTACCTTCGGTGGAGAAGTTCA includes these proteins:
- a CDS encoding helix-turn-helix transcriptional regulator; the encoded protein is MLLKTRFYLPPLREQSVLRNTLIDKLNQSTGGQLVLISAPAGYGKSTLVSQWLHHTPHTFAWLTLDKTHNSPLQFWRYILNALQGIQPTVGVEAKAMIESNRSQSLSDVVISLLNDLDQLSSHSDSTQAVSLVLDDFHLLENKQLISLISLFLDHLPSGIRLVITSREEPSLSLARRRANNQLVEFNIKDLAFNYDESSDFFTHSMALKLAPDTISSLHKGTEGWIAGLQLAALSIQGSHSDLDKNRAEALIKHSSLDRHIEDYLFEEVFSQQAENVQLFLMLTSAPSRFCAGLANALTSNHNSQSLLLTLEQANLFLVPLDNHRTWYRYHDLFRQFLLQRLKQLPLTKQADCHRSAGDWFEQFGYIEEAIEQHIINENWEKSVCLINEVLANIEGLPDASQLTRWTSLLPGALSAPITARLKSASQELAIEIEHQASTPVNEVLIQGATPLTQRESEVLSLVTQGLSNKLIAEKLHISLNTLKVHIRNLYGKIGVESRTQALVKINQHSSE
- a CDS encoding AraC family transcriptional regulator encodes the protein MSHRKLNRKAACSATVNARGDVRIGAIQALPDVLAEQGCNPEQVFAQVGLDLSLFDDAENRAQIDVLGHLLAECVAQTGCEHFGLLVAGRFDLSGFGMLGDLLRNAPTLGGAMRSLVQFFHLEDRAAAPLLLTPWPDEVLLGYSIFSHSTPATDQIEEVSIAIAYRMLAELYGPGCKVSKVTFSCRRPRDIAPYRRFFQSGVSFDADVCGIVFPEHWLEKTVQGANATRYESIVRAFQREANLAPMTLADKTECILPQLILSGNASTAAITQLLAIQERTLRRKLSKEGKNLRQLINNSRSEIAKKLLHNTELSVTAIALSLHYDDPNVFSRAFHNWEGICPTEWRAQQRNHVD